From a single Bradyrhizobium sediminis genomic region:
- a CDS encoding BrnA antitoxin family protein — MPKKLKQVPKFANESQERSFWESHDTADYFDLSKAVRVRFPNLMPSTTAISLRLPVSLLEQIKIAANKRDVPYQSLIKMWRAEKVG, encoded by the coding sequence ATGCCGAAGAAACTTAAACAAGTCCCCAAATTTGCCAACGAATCCCAGGAACGTTCTTTTTGGGAGTCGCACGATACTGCGGACTATTTTGACCTGAGCAAGGCCGTGCGGGTGCGCTTCCCAAACCTGATGCCATCGACCACAGCCATCTCATTGCGACTGCCTGTGAGCCTGCTGGAGCAGATCAAGATCGCCGCCAACAAGCGCGACGTGCCGTATCAATCGCTGATCAAGATGTGGCGGGCGGAGAAGGTGGGATAA